The following proteins are encoded in a genomic region of Variovorax paradoxus:
- a CDS encoding outer membrane protein assembly factor BamE, producing MATALLAAVMGLSGCDPQRIGELEEGVSTEADVRAKFGQPENIWDAPNGRVFEYNRQPQGQKNYMITIGADGKMSALRQVLTPENFARVQPGMMMEDLRKLLGKPAKVTPYVLKRETEWEWRWVQPPNSPMVFTATLNDDQRVVRSGSSPDRATEAN from the coding sequence ATGGCAACGGCGTTATTGGCGGCGGTGATGGGGCTTTCTGGATGCGATCCGCAGCGCATTGGCGAGCTGGAGGAAGGCGTCTCGACCGAGGCCGACGTGCGCGCCAAATTCGGCCAGCCCGAGAACATCTGGGACGCGCCCAACGGCCGCGTGTTCGAGTACAACCGCCAGCCCCAAGGCCAGAAGAACTACATGATCACCATCGGTGCCGACGGCAAGATGAGCGCGCTGCGCCAGGTGCTCACGCCCGAGAACTTCGCCAGGGTGCAGCCCGGCATGATGATGGAAGACCTGCGCAAGCTGCTCGGCAAGCCCGCGAAGGTCACGCCCTACGTGCTCAAGCGCGAAACCGAGTGGGAGTGGCGCTGGGTGCAGCCGCCGAATTCGCCCATGGTGTTCACCGCCACGCTGAACGACGACCAGCGCGTGGTGCGCAGCGGCTCTTCGCCGGACCGGGCCACCGAGGCGAACTAG
- the queE gene encoding 7-carboxy-7-deazaguanine synthase: protein MTYAVKEIFYTLQGEGGQAGMPAVFCRFAGCNLWTGREEDRDTAVCRFCDTDFVGTDGTLGGKFKTADLLADTIAAQWPAGDVEHRLVVLTGGEPLLQVDAALVDALHARRFRIAVESNGTVAAPEGIDWLCISPKAGAPWVQQRGQELKLVWPQTEFDLDTMARTGEFTHRFLQPMDGPDRVANTELCIAECMRQPVWRLSVQTHKITGIR from the coding sequence ATGACCTACGCCGTCAAGGAAATCTTCTACACCCTGCAGGGCGAAGGCGGCCAGGCGGGCATGCCGGCCGTGTTCTGCCGCTTTGCGGGCTGCAACCTGTGGACCGGCCGCGAGGAAGATCGTGACACGGCCGTCTGCCGCTTCTGCGACACCGACTTCGTCGGCACCGACGGCACGCTCGGCGGCAAGTTCAAGACCGCCGATCTGCTGGCCGACACCATTGCCGCGCAATGGCCGGCCGGCGACGTCGAGCACCGCCTGGTGGTACTGACCGGCGGCGAGCCGCTGCTGCAGGTGGACGCCGCGCTGGTCGATGCATTGCACGCGCGCCGCTTCCGCATTGCCGTGGAAAGCAACGGCACGGTCGCCGCACCCGAAGGCATCGACTGGCTCTGCATCAGCCCCAAGGCCGGCGCCCCCTGGGTGCAGCAGCGCGGGCAGGAACTGAAGCTGGTGTGGCCGCAAACCGAATTCGACCTCGACACGATGGCACGCACCGGCGAGTTCACCCACCGCTTCCTGCAACCGATGGACGGCCCCGACCGCGTGGCCAATACCGAGCTGTGCATTGCCGAATGCATGCGCCAGCCGGTTTGGCGCCTCAGCGTGCAGACCCACAAGATCACCGGCATCCGCTGA
- a CDS encoding 6-pyruvoyl trahydropterin synthase family protein has product MRFTISQRFFFDAAHTLKRDIEVAGSRRIHGHTYHAEVWLAGERDPITGMVIDLGLLRRRLDEVRELLDHHLLDDVAGLHPPTLENLCVFIADALPEFRTSLARVKVWREALGDSCTLEF; this is encoded by the coding sequence ATGCGATTCACCATCAGCCAACGCTTTTTCTTCGACGCCGCCCACACCTTGAAGCGCGACATCGAGGTCGCAGGCAGCCGCCGTATCCACGGCCATACGTACCACGCCGAGGTGTGGCTCGCGGGGGAGCGCGATCCCATCACGGGCATGGTGATCGACCTGGGGTTGCTGCGCCGCCGGCTGGACGAGGTGCGCGAGCTGCTGGACCACCACCTGCTGGACGACGTGGCGGGGCTGCATCCGCCGACGCTCGAGAACCTGTGCGTGTTCATTGCGGATGCACTGCCGGAGTTTCGGACTTCGCTGGCGCGGGTGAAGGTCTGGCGCGAAGCGCTGGGCGACAGCTGCACCTTGGAGTTCTAG
- the secB gene encoding protein-export chaperone SecB: MADQQAQDPIFQIQRVYLKDLSLEQPNSPGILLEQEQPTVDIQLGVDAQPVADGIFEITVSATVQTKIQDKTVFLVEAKQAGIFEIRNLPEDQMGPILGIACPQIVYPYLRGNVADVIQRGGFPPVHLAEINFQAMYEQQQAQAAGQPSPTLAQ, from the coding sequence ATGGCCGACCAGCAAGCCCAAGATCCCATTTTTCAGATCCAGCGCGTTTACCTCAAGGACCTGTCGCTCGAACAGCCCAATTCGCCCGGCATCCTGCTCGAGCAGGAGCAGCCCACGGTCGACATCCAGCTCGGCGTGGACGCCCAGCCGGTCGCTGACGGCATCTTCGAAATCACCGTGTCGGCCACCGTGCAGACCAAGATCCAGGACAAGACCGTGTTCCTGGTCGAAGCCAAGCAAGCCGGGATCTTCGAGATCCGCAACCTGCCCGAAGACCAGATGGGCCCGATCCTCGGCATCGCCTGCCCGCAGATCGTCTACCCGTACCTGCGCGGCAACGTGGCCGACGTGATCCAGCGCGGCGGCTTCCCGCCCGTGCACCTGGCGGAAATCAACTTCCAGGCCATGTACGAGCAGCAGCAGGCGCAGGCCGCCGGCCAGCCCTCGCCGACCCTCGCGCAGTAA
- the nadA gene encoding quinolinate synthase NadA, which produces MASSFVIGVDYEQPVAQAGAACDTRHAWARVPPEPSPDERVALKERIRRLLREHNAVMVSHFYVHPDLQDLAEETGGIVSDSLEMARFGRDHAATTLVVSGVRFMGETAKILSPQKRVLMPDLDANCSLDLGCPVDEFSAFCDQHPDRTVVVYANTSAAVKARADWLVTSSCALDVVSALHAQGRKILWGPDRHLGDYIQRQTGADMVSWNGACIVHDEFKALELELLKKAHPAAKVLVHPESPADVIALADAVGSTSAILNAAQRMDAKEFIVATDSGMLHKLRTLNPGKTFIEAPTAGNGGTCKSCAHCPWMAMNGLVELANALETGAGEIHVDPALGLRARVPIDRMLAFTAGLKNGQPPGSLIAGIGAA; this is translated from the coding sequence ATGGCTTCTTCTTTCGTCATCGGCGTCGACTACGAACAACCCGTGGCCCAAGCCGGCGCGGCCTGCGACACCCGCCACGCCTGGGCACGCGTGCCGCCCGAACCTTCGCCCGACGAGCGCGTCGCGCTCAAGGAGCGCATTCGCCGCCTGCTGCGCGAGCACAACGCGGTGATGGTGTCGCATTTCTACGTGCACCCCGACCTGCAGGACCTGGCCGAGGAAACCGGCGGCATCGTGAGCGATTCGCTCGAAATGGCGCGCTTCGGCCGCGACCACGCCGCCACCACGCTGGTGGTGTCGGGCGTGCGCTTCATGGGCGAGACCGCCAAGATCCTCTCGCCCCAGAAGCGCGTGCTCATGCCCGACCTGGACGCCAACTGCTCGCTCGACCTCGGCTGCCCGGTCGACGAATTCAGCGCGTTCTGCGACCAGCATCCCGACCGCACCGTCGTCGTCTACGCCAACACCAGCGCGGCCGTGAAGGCGCGCGCCGACTGGCTCGTGACCTCGAGCTGCGCGCTCGACGTGGTGAGCGCCCTGCACGCACAGGGCCGCAAGATTCTCTGGGGCCCGGATCGCCACCTGGGCGACTACATCCAGCGCCAGACCGGCGCCGACATGGTGAGCTGGAACGGCGCCTGCATCGTGCATGACGAGTTCAAGGCGCTGGAGCTCGAACTGCTCAAGAAAGCGCATCCCGCCGCAAAGGTGCTGGTGCACCCCGAATCGCCGGCTGACGTGATTGCGCTGGCGGATGCAGTCGGTTCGACCTCCGCGATCCTGAATGCGGCACAGCGCATGGACGCGAAGGAATTCATCGTTGCCACAGACAGCGGCATGCTGCACAAGCTGCGCACGCTGAACCCCGGCAAGACCTTCATCGAGGCGCCCACGGCCGGCAACGGCGGCACCTGCAAGAGCTGCGCGCATTGCCCTTGGATGGCGATGAACGGACTGGTGGAACTCGCGAATGCGCTGGAAACCGGTGCGGGCGAAATTCATGTCGACCCGGCGCTGGGGCTGCGGGCACGGGTGCCGATCGACCGGATGCTGGCGTTCACGGCCGGCTTGAAGAACGGCCAGCCGCCCGGAAGCTTGATCGCCGGCATCGGCGCAGCCTGA
- a CDS encoding DUF3460 family protein has protein sequence MSIFRRPHYTSEITSFIEEMKEKKPTLEAEQRAGRALLWDKHLDRSLLEEYSEARVPQQPYVYQTQSK, from the coding sequence ATGTCCATCTTCCGCCGCCCCCACTACACCTCCGAGATCACCAGCTTCATCGAGGAGATGAAAGAAAAGAAGCCGACGCTGGAAGCCGAACAGCGCGCCGGCCGGGCCCTGCTTTGGGACAAACACCTCGACCGCAGCCTGCTCGAGGAATACAGCGAAGCCCGCGTACCGCAGCAGCCGTACGTCTACCAGACCCAAAGCAAGTAA
- the panB gene encoding 3-methyl-2-oxobutanoate hydroxymethyltransferase, which yields MSNTTATPSSETPAAATPYGTLPPASPLASRKPVSLPRLADMHARGEKISMLTAYDATFAAMADAAGVDCLLVGDSLGMVCQGLNSTVGVSLDTMRYHTDSVSRGLRRVQGTAWLIADLPFGSYQESREQALRSATVLMQAGAHMVKLEGGGWTTETVRFLVERGIPVCAHLGLTPQTVHALGGYRVQGKGDAAGTLLKQQAHALQDAGAAMLVLEMVPAALATELTGELKHCATIGIGAGKGTAGQVLVLHDMLGINLGKMPKFVRNFMADAPGVLPALKAYVQAVKDGSFPDDRLHAW from the coding sequence ATGTCGAACACCACCGCAACCCCATCTTCCGAGACTCCGGCGGCCGCCACGCCCTACGGCACGCTGCCCCCGGCGTCGCCGCTCGCCTCGCGCAAGCCCGTGAGCCTGCCGCGCCTGGCCGACATGCATGCGCGCGGCGAAAAGATCTCGATGCTCACCGCCTACGACGCCACCTTCGCAGCCATGGCCGACGCGGCGGGCGTCGATTGCCTCCTGGTCGGCGATTCGCTCGGCATGGTCTGCCAGGGCCTGAACAGCACGGTGGGCGTGAGCCTGGACACCATGCGCTATCACACCGACAGCGTCTCGCGGGGCCTGCGCCGCGTGCAGGGCACGGCCTGGCTGATTGCCGACCTGCCCTTTGGCAGCTACCAGGAGTCGCGCGAACAGGCATTGCGCAGCGCCACGGTGCTGATGCAGGCCGGCGCGCACATGGTCAAGCTCGAAGGCGGCGGCTGGACCACCGAGACGGTGCGCTTCCTGGTCGAGCGCGGCATTCCGGTCTGCGCGCACCTGGGCCTCACGCCGCAGACCGTGCATGCACTGGGCGGGTACCGCGTGCAGGGCAAGGGCGATGCAGCCGGCACGCTCCTGAAGCAGCAGGCGCATGCGCTGCAGGACGCGGGCGCCGCGATGCTGGTGCTCGAGATGGTGCCGGCCGCGCTGGCCACCGAGCTCACCGGCGAACTGAAGCACTGCGCCACCATCGGCATCGGCGCGGGCAAGGGCACCGCTGGCCAGGTGCTGGTGTTGCACGACATGCTGGGCATCAACCTCGGCAAGATGCCGAAGTTCGTGCGCAACTTCATGGCCGACGCGCCGGGCGTACTGCCCGCCCTCAAGGCCTACGTGCAGGCCGTGAAAGACGGCAGCTTTCCCGACGACCGACTTCACGCCTGGTAG
- the panC gene encoding pantoate--beta-alanine ligase, with amino-acid sequence MYIAHTIAELRDRLAAFKRPAFVPTMGNLHDGHLALIKQAKPLGDATVASIFVNRLQFLPHEDFDTYPRTWDSDCEKLRAAGCDVLFAPDEKALYPEPQTCKVHPDAALADILEGHFRPGFFIGVCTVVMKLFQCVQPRVAVFGKKDYQQLMMIRHMVRQFALPIEIVGSETFRAADGLALSSRNGYLSETERAEAVQLSKALKTMAAAVQAGERDLAAIEARAMQTLTERGWQPDYLVLRRRTDLQAPTFGLAGEPLVALAAARLGGTRLIDNLEIENPASS; translated from the coding sequence ATGTACATCGCCCACACCATTGCCGAATTGCGCGACCGCCTGGCCGCCTTCAAGCGCCCTGCCTTCGTCCCCACCATGGGCAACCTGCACGACGGCCACCTGGCGCTGATCAAGCAGGCCAAGCCGCTGGGCGACGCCACGGTGGCGAGCATCTTCGTCAACCGCCTGCAGTTTCTGCCGCACGAAGACTTCGACACCTACCCGCGCACCTGGGACAGCGACTGCGAGAAGCTGCGCGCGGCCGGCTGCGATGTGCTGTTCGCACCCGACGAAAAGGCGCTCTACCCCGAGCCGCAGACCTGCAAGGTGCACCCGGACGCGGCGCTGGCCGACATCCTCGAGGGCCACTTCCGCCCCGGCTTCTTCATCGGCGTGTGCACGGTGGTGATGAAGCTCTTCCAGTGCGTGCAGCCGCGCGTGGCCGTGTTCGGCAAGAAGGACTACCAGCAGCTGATGATGATCCGCCACATGGTGCGGCAGTTCGCGCTGCCCATCGAGATTGTCGGCAGCGAAACCTTCCGCGCGGCCGATGGGCTGGCGCTGTCGTCGCGCAACGGCTACCTGAGCGAGACCGAGCGCGCCGAGGCCGTACAGCTCTCGAAAGCGCTGAAGACCATGGCCGCAGCCGTGCAGGCCGGCGAACGCGATTTGGCCGCAATCGAAGCGCGGGCAATGCAGACGCTGACAGAGCGCGGCTGGCAACCGGACTATCTTGTGTTGCGGCGGCGTACCGATCTGCAGGCGCCCACTTTCGGGCTGGCCGGCGAGCCGCTCGTGGCGCTGGCCGCGGCACGGTTGGGCGGTACGCGGCTGATCGACAACCTCGAAATCGAGAACCCGGCTTCTTCATGA
- the nadB gene encoding L-aspartate oxidase → MRDFDVLIVGSGLAGLSAALHLAPTHRVAVLTKRALNDGSSAWAQGGIAAVLAAGDSFDAHVEDTLVAGAGLCDPEATRFVVEHAPEAIDWLRELGVPFSSEADGELHLTREGGHSQRRIVHVTDATGAAVQQTLIERVRRTPNIALFEHHTLVDLITGPKLGLDDPACLGLYALDDKTDEVLSFRAPHTILATGGAGKVYLYTTNPDTATGDGIAAAWRAGCRVSNMEFIQFHPTCLYHPHAKSFLISEAVRGEGGLLKLPESAGGTRFMPAHDERAELAPRDVVARAIDFEMKKHGLDCVYLDISHQSPAFLKEHFPNILARCAELGIDITQEPIPVVPAAHYTCGGVLSDLAGRTDVPGLYAIGETACTGLHGANRLASNSLVECMVFARAAAGAIAAAPGRTGIALPPWDDSRVTDADEAVVISHNWDELRRFMWDYVGIVRTNKRLERASHRIALLQAEIHEFYAHFHVTRDLLELRNLVQVAELIVRSAQARHESRGLHFSRDYPSLAEPTTPTVLAPPAR, encoded by the coding sequence GTGCGCGACTTCGACGTTCTCATCGTCGGCAGCGGCCTTGCAGGCCTCTCGGCGGCATTGCACCTGGCGCCCACGCACCGCGTGGCGGTGCTGACCAAGCGCGCGCTCAACGACGGCTCGAGCGCCTGGGCGCAGGGCGGCATTGCCGCCGTGCTGGCGGCGGGCGACAGCTTCGACGCCCACGTGGAAGACACGCTGGTGGCCGGCGCCGGGCTCTGCGACCCCGAGGCCACGCGTTTCGTCGTCGAGCATGCGCCCGAAGCCATCGACTGGCTGCGCGAACTCGGCGTGCCTTTTTCTTCCGAAGCCGACGGCGAGCTGCACCTGACGCGCGAAGGCGGCCACAGCCAGCGCCGCATCGTGCACGTGACCGACGCCACCGGCGCGGCCGTGCAGCAGACATTGATCGAGCGCGTGCGCCGCACGCCGAACATCGCGCTGTTCGAGCACCACACGCTGGTCGACCTGATCACCGGACCCAAGCTGGGGCTGGACGATCCGGCCTGCCTGGGCCTGTACGCGCTGGACGACAAAACCGACGAGGTGCTGAGCTTCCGTGCCCCACACACCATCCTGGCAACGGGCGGCGCGGGCAAGGTCTACCTCTACACGACCAACCCCGACACCGCCACGGGTGACGGCATCGCGGCGGCCTGGCGCGCAGGTTGCCGGGTGTCGAACATGGAGTTCATCCAGTTCCACCCCACCTGCCTGTACCACCCGCACGCGAAATCTTTCCTGATCAGCGAGGCGGTGCGCGGCGAAGGCGGGCTGCTCAAGTTGCCGGAATCGGCGGGAGGCACCCGCTTCATGCCGGCGCACGACGAACGCGCGGAACTCGCGCCGCGCGACGTGGTGGCGCGCGCCATCGACTTCGAAATGAAGAAGCACGGGCTCGACTGCGTCTACCTGGACATTTCGCACCAGAGCCCGGCGTTCCTGAAGGAACACTTCCCCAACATCCTCGCGCGCTGCGCCGAGCTGGGCATCGACATCACGCAGGAGCCCATCCCCGTCGTGCCGGCCGCGCACTACACCTGCGGCGGCGTGCTGAGCGATCTGGCGGGCCGCACCGACGTGCCGGGCCTCTACGCCATCGGCGAAACCGCCTGCACCGGCCTGCATGGCGCGAATCGGCTCGCGAGCAACTCGCTGGTCGAGTGCATGGTGTTCGCGCGCGCCGCGGCCGGCGCGATTGCGGCGGCCCCGGGACGCACTGGCATCGCGTTGCCGCCCTGGGACGACAGCCGTGTGACCGATGCCGACGAGGCCGTGGTCATCTCCCACAACTGGGACGAGCTGCGCCGCTTCATGTGGGACTACGTGGGCATCGTGCGCACCAACAAGCGGCTGGAGCGCGCGAGCCATCGCATTGCGCTGCTACAGGCCGAGATCCACGAGTTCTACGCCCACTTCCACGTCACGCGCGACCTGCTGGAACTGCGCAACCTGGTGCAGGTGGCCGAACTCATCGTTCGCTCGGCGCAGGCCCGGCACGAAAGCCGCGGGCTGCACTTCAGCCGGGACTATCCTTCGCTTGCCGAGCCCACCACGCCGACGGTACTGGCGCCGCCGGCCCGCTGA
- the nadC gene encoding carboxylating nicotinate-nucleotide diphosphorylase — protein sequence MSLRFDFSAPAVAALAQADAARALQEDVADGDLTASLVDPARRAHARVLARESAVVCGAPWVEATVRQLDPQARIHWLCNEGERCAADQAVLDIEGSARALLTAERTALNFLQLLSAVATKAAMYADAVKGTRASIVDTRKTLPGLRLAQKYAVRTGGGVNHRIGLYDAVLIKENHIAAAGGVAAALRAVAPVAGRAAFVEVEVETLAQLREALEAGARMVLLDNMDLPTLREAVRINDAAGDERKAVLEISGGVTLEGLRTLAETGVNRISVGALTKDVKAIDFSMRFQES from the coding sequence ATGAGCCTTCGCTTTGATTTTTCGGCGCCGGCCGTGGCCGCACTGGCCCAGGCCGACGCCGCCCGTGCCTTGCAGGAAGACGTTGCCGACGGTGACTTGACCGCTTCGCTGGTCGATCCCGCCCGCCGGGCGCATGCCCGCGTGCTGGCGCGCGAATCGGCCGTGGTCTGCGGCGCGCCCTGGGTCGAGGCCACCGTGCGGCAGCTCGATCCGCAGGCTCGCATCCACTGGCTGTGCAATGAAGGCGAGCGCTGCGCGGCCGACCAGGCCGTGCTCGACATCGAGGGCTCGGCCCGCGCGCTGCTGACGGCCGAGCGCACCGCGTTGAATTTCCTTCAGTTGCTGAGCGCGGTGGCCACCAAGGCGGCCATGTATGCCGATGCCGTCAAGGGCACGCGCGCAAGCATCGTCGATACCCGCAAGACCCTGCCGGGCCTGCGTCTCGCACAGAAGTACGCGGTGCGCACCGGCGGCGGCGTGAACCACCGCATCGGTCTTTACGACGCGGTGCTCATCAAGGAAAACCACATCGCCGCGGCCGGCGGCGTGGCTGCGGCGCTGCGTGCCGTGGCGCCGGTAGCGGGGCGCGCGGCCTTCGTCGAGGTCGAGGTCGAAACGCTCGCGCAGCTGCGCGAAGCGCTGGAAGCCGGCGCGCGCATGGTGTTGCTCGACAACATGGACCTGCCCACGCTGCGCGAGGCGGTGCGCATCAACGACGCGGCCGGCGACGAACGCAAGGCCGTGCTCGAAATATCCGGCGGGGTGACGCTCGAAGGCCTGCGCACCCTGGCCGAAACCGGGGTGAACCGCATCTCCGTCGGTGCGCTCACCAAGGACGTGAAGGCCATCGATTTTTCGATGCGCTTCCAGGAAAGCTGA
- a CDS encoding segregation and condensation protein A has protein sequence MKDSEDNGTLVASMPEVVDQVALARLYGEPLFAMPKDLYIPPEALQVFLEAFEGPLDLLLYLIRKQNFNILDIPMAGLTRQYLSYVDEIRQTNLELAAEYLLMAAMLIEIKSRMLLPPKKVAEGEEAEDPRAELVRRLLEYEQTKLQAASISAMPTYGRDFWKGQVYIEQSLKPRFPDVNVVELRDAWADIMKRAKLVQHHKISREELNVREHMSIVLRHLQGQRFVEFEKLFDVSRGAPVLIVTFIAMLELAKETLIDITQAEAFAPIYVRLAYSPA, from the coding sequence ATGAAGGACAGCGAGGACAACGGCACGCTCGTGGCCAGCATGCCCGAGGTGGTCGACCAGGTCGCGCTCGCCAGACTGTATGGCGAGCCGTTGTTCGCGATGCCGAAGGACCTGTACATCCCGCCCGAGGCGCTGCAGGTCTTTCTCGAGGCCTTCGAAGGCCCGCTGGACCTGCTGCTCTACCTCATCCGGAAGCAGAACTTCAACATCCTCGACATCCCGATGGCGGGGCTCACGCGGCAGTACCTGAGCTACGTCGACGAGATCCGCCAGACCAACCTGGAACTCGCGGCCGAGTACCTGCTGATGGCCGCGATGCTGATCGAGATCAAGTCTCGCATGCTGCTGCCGCCCAAGAAGGTGGCGGAAGGCGAGGAAGCCGAAGACCCGCGCGCGGAGCTGGTGCGCCGGCTGCTCGAATACGAGCAGACCAAGCTGCAGGCCGCCTCCATCAGCGCCATGCCGACCTACGGGCGCGACTTCTGGAAGGGGCAGGTCTATATCGAGCAATCGCTCAAGCCTCGCTTCCCCGACGTGAACGTGGTCGAGCTGCGCGACGCGTGGGCCGACATCATGAAGCGCGCCAAGCTCGTGCAGCACCACAAGATTTCGCGCGAGGAACTCAACGTGCGCGAGCACATGAGCATCGTGCTGCGGCATCTGCAGGGGCAGCGCTTCGTGGAGTTCGAGAAGCTGTTCGACGTGTCGCGCGGTGCGCCGGTGCTGATCGTCACCTTCATCGCGATGCTCGAGCTCGCGAAGGAAACGCTGATCGACATCACGCAGGCCGAGGCCTTCGCGCCCATCTACGTCCGCCTGGCGTACTCGCCGGCCTGA
- a CDS encoding NAD(P)H-dependent glycerol-3-phosphate dehydrogenase, with amino-acid sequence MKICVHGAGAWGTALAVNAASHHEVTLWARDAAQAEAISKARENTRYLPGLALPASVAVRAGDIGQAHAGAELVIVATPMAALRQQLTALRGTDAPVAWLCKGVEPAQDNSPAAFGLLAHEIWAQVAPELRAGVLSGPSFAQEVAEGRPTALVAASPHAEVRDALVDAFHGPALRVYANDDIVGVEVGGAVKNVLAIATGLCDGLALGLNARAALITRGLAEMTRFGLALGARAETFMGLSGLGDLVLTATGDLSRNRKVGLLLAQGHTLAQAVASLGHVAEGVYCARTVVQRARGLGVEMPIAEGVVALLDGRLSPQEVVASLTGRDPVPETVRTHGSGGSPQQD; translated from the coding sequence ATGAAGATCTGCGTTCATGGCGCCGGTGCCTGGGGCACGGCGCTGGCTGTCAATGCGGCAAGCCACCACGAGGTCACGCTGTGGGCGCGCGATGCGGCCCAGGCCGAGGCGATCTCGAAGGCGCGCGAAAACACCCGCTACCTGCCTGGCCTGGCCTTGCCGGCCTCGGTCGCGGTGCGGGCCGGCGATATCGGCCAGGCGCACGCGGGCGCCGAACTCGTCATCGTGGCCACGCCGATGGCCGCCTTGCGCCAGCAGCTCACGGCCTTGCGCGGCACGGACGCGCCGGTGGCGTGGCTCTGCAAGGGCGTGGAGCCCGCGCAGGACAATTCCCCCGCTGCTTTCGGCCTGCTGGCCCACGAGATCTGGGCGCAAGTTGCTCCTGAATTGAGAGCGGGCGTGCTCAGCGGGCCGAGCTTTGCGCAGGAAGTGGCGGAAGGCCGCCCCACCGCGCTGGTGGCCGCGAGCCCGCATGCCGAGGTACGCGACGCGCTCGTCGATGCGTTCCACGGCCCGGCTCTGCGCGTCTACGCCAATGACGACATCGTGGGTGTCGAGGTCGGCGGCGCCGTCAAGAACGTGCTGGCCATTGCCACCGGGCTTTGCGACGGCTTGGCGCTCGGGCTCAACGCGCGCGCGGCCCTCATCACACGCGGCCTGGCCGAAATGACCCGCTTCGGCTTGGCGCTCGGCGCGCGCGCCGAGACTTTCATGGGCCTTTCCGGCCTTGGCGACCTGGTGCTCACCGCTACCGGCGACCTCTCGCGCAACCGCAAGGTGGGCCTGCTGCTGGCGCAGGGCCATACGTTGGCGCAGGCCGTGGCTTCGCTGGGTCACGTGGCCGAAGGTGTTTATTGCGCGCGCACCGTGGTGCAGCGTGCGCGCGGCCTCGGCGTGGAAATGCCCATTGCCGAAGGCGTGGTCGCGCTGCTCGATGGCCGGCTGAGCCCCCAGGAGGTCGTCGCCTCGCTGACCGGACGCGACCCGGTGCCTGAAACGGTCCGGACCCACGGGTCCGGCGGTTCACCCCAACAAGATTGA